In Stanieria sp. NIES-3757, the DNA window CAACACGAATTCAAAACACCAACCTTACCGCAGACTACAAAGACGGTATTCTCAACCTGACTCTACCCAAGTCTGAAGAAGAAAGAAATAAAGTAGTCAGAGTAAATTTCAGCGAAGCTACTGCATAGATTTATCCAAGGATAAACGAATCAATAGCCATTGTCTTGGTGCGCGTTCCCTTGCGGGTCACCATTCGGCGCACCTTCAGTGGTAAAAATTCCGCGGGTTCCGACCGCTTACACCGACGCGGGAGATCTTCGCAAGCGCCTACGCACCGCTAGATTAATGAAATTCCCAGTTGCGAATAATCGTGACTGAGTTTTTTTCTTATAAAGCGATCGCTAAAGCTA includes these proteins:
- the hspA3_1 gene encoding heat shock protein Hsp20; this encodes MIAGEHKSKTKTEENGTTRSQFRYGKFSRVISLPTRIQNTNLTADYKDGILNLTLPKSEEERNKVVRVNFSEATA